From a single Solanum dulcamara chromosome 4, daSolDulc1.2, whole genome shotgun sequence genomic region:
- the LOC129886796 gene encoding pentatricopeptide repeat-containing protein At1g09900-like, translating to MCATLRLMRINLKVGHFPLFPTSLYTSQLLVLHSLTPPHKTLTPKVTSFSTGSSVYSSNSLVSVKGFDFLEQFTPFKNLAISSTYTVITSNERRKIVVGLSRMIKDEEGWLLEAFSRDFCPSFLVKIMKLFDDREVAFAFFKYVLQDYSENTLKSCCISAHLLAAEELRLLAQDMLSWIIRRVGKCRSDEVVEFMWREHYKYESDFSVLDSLMRAFLTAEMVLGAIEIWSKMRDNGLRPSSSAVSILFKLLLRIGDYGSVWKLFRDMLHKGPRPTNTLFNVMILGYFRKGRLQTGESLFHLMRKFGCEPDVYTYNILINAYCIRGWTSDALNWVDVMGEHGCGPSISTFSTVINALCKEGNVVEARKLFDGMQERGVSPSTVTYNALMDGYVKAREIFQASMLYEEMKTKGVAPDAITFNILVAGHYKYGREEDGDRLLWDLTVAGLSPDYFFSDISIAGLCWAGRLKEAVALLDNLLEKGIPVSITAFNSIIAAYSKEGLEEKAFEVYNIMVQFGQTPSASTCASLLRGLSMTGRLREARDLMAKMITMSFPINVTACTVLLDGYFKKGDVMGARTLWEEMEKMGIAPDAVAFSALIDGLVKAGSVGDAHDAFFQMIRKGLVPNNFVYNSLITGFCYSGNMTEVQKLERDMRERGLLPDVFTINTIINGFCKQGRMKLAIDSFVEMQRSGLQPDIVTYNSLINGFCKAFDVVNADNFMTRMYASGWEPDITTYNIRIHSFCSTRRINRAVMMLDELASAGVVPNTVTYNIMMNSACNDILDRAMILAAKLLKMAFIPNTVTANLLLSHLWKQGLPQRTLVWGQKLSEIGFEFDEITHKILDKAFHCIHVNTDYCTETTEKSLFLDFLMYITFDYIRRSRAYSDNKNSSFELVEDGPCGSFKLVNKALFSQSERARN from the coding sequence ATGTGTGCTACTTTGCGCCTTATGCGCATCAATCTCAAGGTAGGTCATTTCCCCCTTTTTCCGACATCATTGTACACTTCACAACTGCTAGTTTTACACTCCCTCACTCCACCCCACAAAACCCTAACCCCTAAAGTTACCAGCTTTTCTACTGGTAGCTCAGTTTACAGTTCAAATTCATTAGTCTCTGTAAAAGGGTTTGATTTTCTTGAACAATTTACCCCTTTTAAAAATTTAGCAATATCTTCTACTTACACTGTCATTACCTCAAATGAGAGGCGTAAAATTGTTGTGGGGTTGTCAAGAATGATAAAAGATGAAGAAGGTTGGCTTTTGGAAGCATTTTCAAGAGACTTTTGCCCATCATTTTTGGTAAAAATTATGAAGTTGTTTGATGATAGAGAAGTTGCATTTGCATTTTTTAAGTATGTTCTTCAAGATTACTCTGAGAATACTCTGAAGTCATGTTGTATTAGTGCACATCTTTTGGCTGCTGAGGAGTTGAGGCTATTGGCACAAGATATGCTTTCTTGGATCATTAGGAGGGTTGGAAAATGTAGGAGTGATGAGGTGGTGGAGTTCATGTGGAGGGAGCATTATAAGTATGAGAGTGACTTTTCTGTTCTTGATTCATTAATGCGGGCTTTTTTAACTGCAGAAATGGTTTTGGGTGCAATAGAGATTTGGAGTAAGATGAGAGACAATGGATTGAGGCCGAGTTCATCTGCTGTCAGCATCCTATTTAAGCTGTTGCTTAGGATTGGTGATTATGGTAGTGTCTGGAAGTTGTTTCGGGATATGTTGCATAAAGGGCCTCGTCCTACTAACACTCTCTTTAATGTAATGATTCTTGGATATTTTAGAAAAGGTAGACTTCAGACAGGAGAAAGTTTGTTTCATCTGATGCGGAAGTTTGGATGTGAGCCAGATGTTTATACATATAATATCTTGATCAATGCATACTGTATTAGGGGATGGACTTCAGATGCATTGAACTGGGTGGATGTGATGGGCGAACATGGATGTGGCCCTAGTATCTCTACCTTTAGTACGGTTATCAATGCTCTTTGCAAGGAAGGCAACGTGGTGGAAGCCAGAAAATTGTTTGATGGAATGCAAGAGAGGGGTGTCTCTCCTAGCACTGTCACATATAATGCTCTGATGGATGGCTACGTTAAAGCACGGGAAATTTTTCAAGCAAGTATGCTATATGAAGAAATGAAAACGAAGGGTGTAGCTCCAGATGCTATAACTTTTAACATTTTGGTGGCAGGTCACTATAAGTATGGTAGGGAAGAGGACGGCGACCGATTGTTATGGGATCTAACAGTGGCAGGACTTTCTCCAGATTATTTTTTCTCTGATATATCTATTGCAGGATTGTGTTGGGCAGGAAGGTTGAAGGAGGCTGTGGCATTGTTGGATAATCTGCTTGAAAAGGGGATACCTGTTAGTATAACAGCTTTTAATTCCATTATTGCTGCATACAGCAAAGAAGGGTTAGAAGAAAAAGCATTTGAAGTCTATAATATTATGGTTCAATTTGGTCAGACTCCTTCAGCTTCAACATGTGCTTCTCTGCTCCGGGGCTTGTCAATGACAGGGAGGCTGCGAGAAGCAAGAGATTTAATGGCTAAGATGATTACAATGTCCTTCCCTATTAACGTAACTGCCTGCACAGTGCTTCTGGATGGGTATTTTAAGAAAGGGGATGTAATGGGAGCTAGAACACTGTGGGAAGAGATGGAAAAGATGGGTATCGCTCCTGATGCTGTTGCTTTTTCTGCATTGATAGATGGGCTTGTCAAAGCAGGCTCTGTTGGAGACGCTCATGATGCCTTTTTCCAGATGATTAGGAAAGGGCTTGTACCAAATAATTTTGTTTATAATTCTCTAATTACTGGTTTCTGTTATAGCGGAAACATGACTGAGGTTCAGAAATTAGAAAGGGACATGAGGGAAAGAGGTCTTCTCCCAGATGTCTTTACAATTAATACCATCATTAATGGTTTCTGCAAACAGGGAAGGATGAAATTAGCTATTGACAGTTTTGTGGAAATGCAGCGAAGTGGTTTACAACCTGATATTGTTACATATAACTCCTTGATCAATGGATTCTGTAAGGCATTCGATGTGGTTAATGCAGATAACTTTATGACAAGAATGTATGCCAGTGGATGGGAACCTGACATCACAACCTACAATATAAGGATTCATAGCTTCTGTAGTACTAGGAGGATAAATCGAGCTGTTATGATGCTGGATGAGCTTGCATCTGCTGGTGTGGTGCCAAATACTGTTACATACAACATTATGATGAATAGTGCTTGCAATGACATATTGGACCGTGCAATGATTTTGGCTGCAAAGTTGCTTAAGATGGCATTCATCCCAAACACCGTTACAGCTAATTTACTACTTTCCCACCTATGGAAGCAGGGACTACCTCAACGTACGTTGGTTTGGGGGCAAAAGTTGAGCGAAATTGGTTTTGAGTTTGACGAAATAACACATAAAATATTGGACAAAGCTTTTCATTGTATACATGTAAACACAGATTATTGTACAGAAACAACAGAAAAGAGTCTTTTTCTAGACTTCCTCATGTACATTACCTTCGACTACATACGTAGAAGTAGGGCTTATAGTGATAATAAGAACAGCTCTTTCGAACTAGTTGAGGATGGACCTTGTGGGTCCTTCAAGTTAGTCAACAAGGCACTGTTTAGCCAATCAGAAAGAGCAAGAAACTGA